Part of the Ochrobactrum sp. Marseille-Q0166 genome is shown below.
TCATTTTTATGCTGGCACCAATTCTGGTGGTCGTCGTGGTGTCCTTCACATCGGCGGGCTACGTATCTTTCCCGATCCCCGGCTGGTCGCTCAAATGGTTTGCGAATATTTTCGCCTATCAGCCTTTTGTTGATGCGATCTTCGTGAGCCTGAAAATCGGCCTCGGCGCGACTGTGCTTTCCTGCCTGATCGGCATTCCGGCATGTCTTTATCTGGCACGCTCGCGCGCCGGATGGGCGAATGCCATTATGACGTTCCTGCTATCCCCTTTGTCGATGCCAATGATCGTCATCGGTTTCGCGTCGCTGTTTTTTATGAGTTGGCTCGGGCTCGGCATTTCATTCACGGCACTTCTCATCACCCACACGGTGGTTTGCCTTCCTTATGTGGTGCGAACAGTCGCGGGTGTTTATGGCAATCTGCCACGACGCTATGAAGAAGCGGCAGCAATTCTCGGTGCCAATCCATTGCAGGTTTTCTGGCATGTGACCTTGCCATTAATCCGTCCTGGCGTGATGGCGGGGTCGCTGTTCTCATTCCTGACATCGTTCGACAATCTGCCAGTCAGCTACTTTTTCGCAAGCGCACAAACAAACACCCTGCCAGTTGTGATGTTGAGCTATCTTGAACACCAGTTTGACCCAACAATCGCCGCTCTGAGCACGTTACAACTGCTCATGGCAATTTTTACACTGCTGGTCGTTGATCGCATTTATGGCATCCGTAAAATGACCGTCGCAGCGTAAAACTTGTTGCGAACTATCTGAACCACCAAAGAAAGAACGCACATGCCTCGCGCTGCTGTTATTCAACTCTTTCACGAGGCCAATGCTTTCACGCCAGTCAAAGCAAACTATGAAGGATTTCTCTCCGCTCAGTATTTTCAAGGTGAAGATGTAAGACGCGAATTCGGCTCGACCAGTAACTGGCTCGGTGGCGTGACTGAAGCACTGGATGAAGCCGGATATGAAATTGCCTATGGCGTCTGCACCGGATGTCTGCCGGGTGGCACACTTGAAACTGAGAGCTATCACCGGCTGGTTTCAGAGATCATTGAATCACTTAAAGATATTGTTGCGGATGGTCCGGTAGACGTTGTGGCGCTCTTGCTACATGGTGCTTTGGTGGTTGACGGCGTTGCTGCACCCGAGACCGACCTTGCACTTAAAGTTCGCGCCATCGTCGGATCAGATGTTCGCATAGCAGTTCCGCTCGATTTCCATGCCAATGTTGAGCCGATGCTGCCTTATGTCGTCGATGTAGTCATTGGTGGCAAATTATATCCGCATGCTGATACGCATGCACGTGGCAAGAAGCTTATGCAGCTCGCACTTGATCCTGTG
Proteins encoded:
- a CDS encoding ABC transporter permease, with protein sequence MKIFDKDWAGIALTTFIVAFFIFMLAPILVVVVVSFTSAGYVSFPIPGWSLKWFANIFAYQPFVDAIFVSLKIGLGATVLSCLIGIPACLYLARSRAGWANAIMTFLLSPLSMPMIVIGFASLFFMSWLGLGISFTALLITHTVVCLPYVVRTVAGVYGNLPRRYEEAAAILGANPLQVFWHVTLPLIRPGVMAGSLFSFLTSFDNLPVSYFFASAQTNTLPVVMLSYLEHQFDPTIAALSTLQLLMAIFTLLVVDRIYGIRKMTVAA